The genomic window AGGATTTCGGCATCCAAACCCGGATCGTGCGCTTCCATAATATTTTTGGCCCGCAGGGAACATGGGACGGCGGCCGCGAGAAAGCGCCCGCGGCCCTGTGCCGTAAGGTGGCGATTGCGAAGAAAACCGGAAATCCCGAGATCGAGATCTGGGGCGAAATCCCGAGATCGAGATCTGGGGCGACGGCGAACAGACTCGCTCCTTCTGCTACATCGATGACTGCCGTGTGGGCATCTACAAATTGATGCAGTCGGATTTCCACGATCCGCTCAACCTCGGCCAGGATCGCTTGATTTCGATCAACGAATTGGCCGACATCATCGCAGACGCCGCCGGGATCGAAATCAAGAAGAATCACATCGAGGGCCCGCAAGGCGTTCGTGGACGAAATTCGGATAACAGCCGCTTGAAGAAGGTTTTGAAGTGGGAGCCGGAGATCTCCCTCGAGCAGGGCCTGGCGCAGACGTATGAATGGATCGAGGCGCAGGTGATGCAGAAGTATTTCTCTGAATAGCGGCAACAGATCCGGACAGGTGGGCAGTATGAACAAGGGACTCGAGCAGCATCTATCATGAAGCGGCATGTGATCGTCACGGGTGGAGCGGGATACATCGGATCGATGTTGGTGCCGGCTTTGCTGTCGCGCG from Anaerolineales bacterium includes these protein-coding regions:
- a CDS encoding GDP-mannose 4,6-dehydratase; the protein is MWGDGEQTRSFCYIDDCRVGIYKLMQSDFHDPLNLGQDRLISINELADIIADAAGIEIKKNHIEGPQGVRGRNSDNSRLKKVLKWEPEISLEQGLAQTYEWIEAQVMQKYFSE